Genomic segment of Fibrobacter sp. UWEL:
GTTTGGCGCGGGTTGTTTGGAAGGTGGTTTGTCCGCCTGTTTTTTCCTTGACATTTTGGTGTGTTGTCGTTATCGGTTTGCCTAAAATGGGTTCTCCTGTTTTTGCATATAAAGATTGTGGTTAATGAAGCTTATGGTTAGGGGCTTTGTTGGTTAGGAGACCACAAAAGAAGCGGCGCAGCTTTCGGGCTGCGTCGTTTTTTTTCGCCTTATTCTTACGTTCTGAATTTTATTTTAAATAGAAGTGGCTATATCCAACGATTTCTTTTGAGGTAGAATCGGTGGCGCCTAGGAAATAGACCAAGGTTCTCTTGCGGTCTACATCCTTGCACTTTGGCTGAGGAAAAGGAAACTCCATATTCAGGGAATCCGCAGAATCTCCAGTGAAATGGAATTCGCCATTTTCTTGGCAGGAGCCTGTATTATCCAGAAGCATCCTGTTGGCCTTGGCCTTCTTGACATTGTAATCGAAGTATTCCTCGTGGGATTTCCTGTAACTTACGAAGGAACCGTTGGCTGTGCTGAACATGTTCATGGCCAGCGTAAAGAAAATACCAGACACAGCCATGGTCACGATCAACTCGATCAGTGTGAATCCGTTTTTACGAACCATAGCGGCAATAATATAGAGTTCTGGTGGTGTCGATCTTGTTACGGACCGGAATGGCCTTGTCGCAGATTTCGTCGCCATCCTTGGTTTGCTTGATAATTACTTCCCAGTGATTGCCCTTTGCATCATCGTGGATAAATGTCGTGTCTTTTGTATGAGAAACCAAAGTCTTGCTTTCGGCTTGCAGATAGATCTTTCCCAGTTCCATTCCGTAATTTTCAGTGCGTGCCTTTTGTGTAACAGGGCTCTTGTACAGAAATCCAGAAAGCTGCATTCCTGTTGTTGCAAGAATGGCAAAACTGATAAGAACTTCCATCAG
This window contains:
- a CDS encoding prepilin-type N-terminal cleavage/methylation domain-containing protein gives rise to the protein MNKRGFSLMEVLISFAILATTGMQLSGFLYKSPVTQKARTENYGMELGKIYLQAESKTLVSHTKDTTFIHDDAKGNHWEVIIKQTKDGDEICDKAIPVRNKIDTTRTLYYCRYGS
- a CDS encoding Tfp pilus assembly protein FimT/FimU, whose product is MVRKNGFTLIELIVTMAVSGIFFTLAMNMFSTANGSFVSYRKSHEEYFDYNVKKAKANRMLLDNTGSCQENGEFHFTGDSADSLNMEFPFPQPKCKDVDRKRTLVYFLGATDSTSKEIVGYSHFYLK